In the Clostridium beijerinckii genome, one interval contains:
- a CDS encoding tryptophan transporter, which yields MNTKKMATNAILIAIGAILHQVTPPFGMQADFSLAMLFIIIVFNKDYKTTLLCGIIMGVFAALTTKTPGGQLPNIIDKFITCNVMYLILMPLRNKVNKLVQVSILLPLGTLVSGTVFLTLLANIVGLPGGLSFNVLFISVVVPTIIVNTISGIVMFKIVEKITSVNGSYAVE from the coding sequence ATGAATACAAAGAAAATGGCAACAAATGCAATTTTAATAGCAATAGGAGCAATATTACACCAGGTTACACCACCATTCGGTATGCAGGCAGATTTCTCATTAGCAATGTTATTTATAATAATAGTGTTTAATAAAGATTATAAAACAACATTACTATGTGGGATTATTATGGGAGTATTTGCAGCACTAACAACTAAAACACCAGGAGGACAATTACCAAATATTATAGATAAATTTATAACTTGTAATGTCATGTATTTGATATTAATGCCTTTAAGAAATAAAGTTAATAAGTTAGTGCAAGTATCAATATTATTACCTTTAGGAACTTTAGTGAGCGGAACAGTATTTTTAACTTTACTAGCGAATATAGTAGGATTACCTGGAGGATTATCGTTTAATGTACTTTTCATATCAGTAGTAGTGCCAACAATAATAGTAAATACAATATCAGGAATTGTAATGTTTAAAATTGTTGAAAAGATTACATCGGTAAATGGAAGCTATGCGGTAGAATAG
- the dut gene encoding dUTP diphosphatase, whose amino-acid sequence MDNYILKIKKIDDKAVIPNYAHEGDAGLDLYAVKELTLKPGERGLVHTGIQIELPKNTEAQIRPRSGLALKNGITTLNSPGTIDEGYRGEIGVILINHGSEVFKVEPGMKIAQMVIKPVVKVDIIEIEELSESERNQNGFGSSGTR is encoded by the coding sequence ATGGACAATTATATTTTAAAAATAAAAAAAATCGATGATAAAGCTGTGATACCTAATTATGCTCATGAAGGTGATGCTGGATTAGACCTATATGCAGTTAAAGAATTAACTTTAAAGCCGGGAGAAAGAGGATTAGTACATACAGGAATACAAATTGAACTCCCTAAAAATACTGAAGCTCAAATAAGACCAAGAAGCGGTCTTGCATTAAAAAATGGTATAACTACGTTAAATTCTCCAGGTACTATAGATGAAGGGTACAGAGGAGAAATAGGTGTTATTCTAATTAATCATGGAAGCGAAGTTTTCAAAGTGGAACCAGGAATGAAAATAGCTCAAATGGTTATAAAACCTGTAGTTAAAGTTGACATAATAGAAATAGAAGAACTATCTGAAAGTGAAAGAAATCAGAATGGATTTGGTTCATCAGGAACAAGGTAA
- a CDS encoding prealbumin-like fold domain-containing protein, with amino-acid sequence MSDTVPRNYEKENINDIVSVENNTNYKFEISDDNKEKRDNKEFILNEKSASPQRVEEKDCNGGEIIVTSILECEEHEYLKGVKINLYKINGLSPVLVKSKVTDEEGKVIFSGVEEGCYRIIEIIDKRYFEKPKYINWNEIIIDNTNKKQKIVVVNKFKKFMAQNKYKN; translated from the coding sequence ATGAGTGATACTGTTCCTAGAAATTATGAAAAAGAAAATATTAATGATATAGTATCTGTAGAAAATAATACCAATTATAAATTTGAAATATCCGATGATAATAAGGAGAAAAGAGATAATAAAGAGTTCATATTAAATGAGAAATCTGCAAGTCCCCAAAGAGTAGAAGAAAAAGATTGTAATGGAGGGGAAATTATTGTTACATCAATTTTGGAATGTGAAGAACACGAATATTTAAAAGGTGTAAAAATTAATTTATATAAAATAAATGGATTATCTCCTGTTCTTGTTAAATCGAAAGTTACAGATGAGGAAGGAAAAGTTATTTTTTCTGGAGTTGAGGAAGGCTGTTATAGGATAATTGAGATTATTGATAAAAGATACTTTGAAAAACCTAAGTATATAAATTGGAACGAAATAATAATAGACAATACTAATAAGAAACAAAAAATAGTAGTAGTTAATAAATTTAAAAAATTTATGGCACAAAACAAATATAAGAATTAA
- a CDS encoding diguanylate cyclase domain-containing protein yields the protein MLKYGIILDRLVNFKLVKKRDELELRNVNNKYLIEHEIVIEENFSNYIVTDIERDARYVLCILKNGFTYEKTREYLLSKFKTIKNLNFENVINIINIEIIYSINGIKLDTPQYGYLMEYAEAKLDTQDYFNKCDFCKKLDTFMDICATINTLNMQGYIYDDISMKDVILIPDSNNNVKVKMKDLLANELRKFNLINSLPYQYNIETREDINSNKDNIVQVVELCRQIFTESELETGFKGLEDIKNIYNRVNTINKSFKLKYFIQNINKKMKKNYRLFISEALNKIKTDLDIIGMTEEIKIVEKNFQRILENKQRNKFINFNGEDGSGKTRLLEEIKYRFENKYFRDIIYIDDFNNKNASNEEQYNTILNYILNKVDKNLRDKYEIYIKKFISILLEKNSTNSENNKQKLQLINRMGKFISEYTMTKPFIMIIDDLDKKNEVFKLFIKYIIFLRNNLENVMIIFSMNESSVDENFIKFINELKQVEKYEEYKINYFNQYNTTKMIRSMLNTGTDVNKLAVKIYSETLGNPQYISGVINELYGNGTLYFDSNNGEWKTNIKVQDILIPKSLERRLEASIFSLNEKEINILKELAIFKTPLSEKIILEYVIMDSDNVEIYENLKSKGLLTDKISDQGILIGFRNNLLRNILYLKLGEEERIKLHSKASIFMEKILLDTDYYIEELLLHLEKSNGYEKAYFYTLKYAEAQDLLGDISKSISYYKKVLTYPSDSSGSEVAIKIAKLYEKKSNHEKSFEYLEKANQIAIQNDEIEIEIYTLLEMIIIKINSITDIDTGIDYSLNCIRRLLDKEHYPKGEVYYYYALSLKYRLEYNNKLTLLNAQKAIIICEENKIKEDVYGWAVSILINIYIKKGNYKEAKNLCLYANSIFTNNNNINGQLYIKLLDASVCKEEGRDNKEILEQYLEIAREGNKQKVYKREILSLICIADIYSQEKRYLEAEKYLLRALEREREEGIDSYSFNICNELCLLYIKSGKISLVVKYHNLIMQMQKGLKLLEDRIINTNYTYALYNLMICNYDLAYDHLKKIYALIFNSNSSKYKIVVCNYFELILYKCKNESDIRNVYNKLEKKIKLLQDADTCLEIRISAIRRILTLGYKVLAKELFFDLKGYPKNYNVEGIYVYLELNFRNRNQYNFLINKALRVCSFVDNQEIKADIYSAIGEKYNELECNGLALNYYYESIASYIDTINLLPQNDKLSYANNSRFLETRKLFVKCLNEDLGINMSFKSTQFIKTIEDLEQILKELDLMNILDNEDTFKLVQYLYEKCYYNDFRDIYKVFEQFSNNTIDDIKNVMKYMARLILADKAMIVTENEQGENDVICTYRISDKNEINRYLSLKVDSDEDTFAICSNDPRFYQLDDKVLKDGIRSCMYMKIINREKHINSSAGINARLIFITNNALNYINNESKKTIEKFKPFLTFLLEKYNLTISSTLDKLTGVYNRKYFEEALLFLLDSAKARESEFAVMMFDIDDFKGVNDKYGHQTGDEVLVKVADEVKKCMSKGDIIGRYGGEEFIILLPNVNCEAAINLGEIIRKNIEEARILGDKRKVTVSIGIAMSSYESLNNEEIIRRADQALYKAKRDGKNRCIVWENECGASGNTNDELTGVLSGNAAKDYNFMLMLKEIAGIAKRRCSKEEKIYNLILKIMQTIECDIATIFIVKEKKIVNTYSKRRNKDNWNLDDRFNFKLVNQVIEEEKGLYLVDWESMDSHNSYGLPDWKSVCIAPIICNGELLAVIYLSISVNEKEFICNDYNVLNFLIEIGSSIFLG from the coding sequence ATGCTAAAATATGGTATAATTTTAGATAGATTGGTAAACTTCAAGTTAGTGAAGAAAAGGGATGAATTAGAATTGAGAAATGTAAATAATAAATATCTAATAGAGCATGAGATAGTTATTGAAGAGAATTTTTCAAATTATATTGTTACAGACATAGAGAGAGACGCAAGATATGTTCTATGTATTTTGAAAAATGGTTTTACATATGAGAAAACAAGAGAATATTTATTGAGTAAATTTAAGACTATTAAAAATCTTAATTTTGAGAACGTTATTAACATTATAAATATTGAAATAATTTATAGTATTAATGGGATAAAGCTTGATACTCCTCAATATGGGTATTTAATGGAGTATGCAGAGGCTAAACTGGATACACAAGATTATTTTAATAAATGTGATTTTTGTAAGAAATTAGATACATTTATGGATATTTGTGCTACTATAAATACGCTAAACATGCAGGGATATATATATGATGATATTAGTATGAAGGATGTAATATTAATTCCTGATTCCAACAATAATGTGAAAGTCAAAATGAAAGATTTGTTAGCAAATGAATTAAGAAAGTTTAATTTAATAAATTCATTACCTTACCAATATAACATCGAAACAAGAGAAGATATAAATTCAAATAAAGATAATATTGTACAAGTTGTAGAACTGTGCAGACAAATATTCACAGAATCAGAACTTGAAACAGGATTTAAAGGATTAGAAGATATAAAAAATATATATAATCGAGTGAATACTATAAATAAATCGTTTAAACTTAAATATTTTATACAAAATATAAACAAAAAAATGAAGAAGAACTATAGATTATTTATTAGTGAGGCTTTAAATAAGATTAAAACGGATTTAGATATAATAGGAATGACAGAAGAAATAAAAATAGTGGAAAAAAATTTTCAGAGGATACTGGAAAACAAGCAGAGAAATAAGTTTATAAATTTCAATGGTGAAGATGGAAGCGGAAAAACCAGACTTTTAGAAGAAATTAAATATAGATTTGAAAATAAATACTTTAGAGATATTATATATATTGATGATTTTAATAATAAAAATGCGAGCAACGAAGAGCAATATAATACAATACTAAATTACATTTTAAATAAAGTAGATAAGAATTTGAGAGATAAGTATGAAATTTATATAAAAAAATTTATTTCTATATTACTTGAAAAAAATTCTACAAATAGTGAAAATAATAAACAAAAGCTTCAATTGATTAATAGAATGGGGAAGTTTATAAGTGAGTATACAATGACTAAGCCATTTATAATGATAATAGATGATTTAGATAAAAAAAATGAAGTTTTCAAACTGTTTATTAAATATATAATCTTTTTAAGAAATAACTTAGAAAATGTTATGATAATATTTTCTATGAATGAAAGCAGTGTTGATGAAAATTTTATAAAGTTCATAAATGAACTAAAACAAGTAGAGAAGTATGAAGAATATAAAATAAATTATTTTAATCAATATAATACTACTAAGATGATTAGAAGTATGCTTAATACAGGTACTGATGTTAATAAGTTAGCGGTAAAGATATATTCAGAAACTCTAGGAAATCCGCAGTATATAAGTGGAGTTATAAATGAATTATACGGTAATGGAACCTTATATTTTGATAGCAATAATGGAGAATGGAAGACTAATATTAAGGTTCAAGATATACTTATACCCAAATCTTTAGAAAGAAGATTAGAGGCAAGTATTTTTTCATTAAACGAAAAAGAAATTAATATTTTAAAGGAGTTAGCTATATTTAAAACTCCTTTATCAGAAAAAATAATTTTAGAATATGTAATAATGGATTCTGATAATGTAGAAATTTATGAGAATTTAAAATCAAAAGGCCTTTTGACTGATAAAATAAGTGATCAAGGTATACTTATAGGTTTTAGAAATAATTTATTAAGAAATATATTGTATTTAAAGTTAGGTGAAGAAGAAAGAATTAAACTACACTCTAAGGCATCTATTTTTATGGAGAAAATTCTACTTGATACAGATTATTATATAGAAGAATTATTATTGCATTTAGAAAAAAGTAATGGTTACGAAAAAGCATATTTTTATACATTAAAATACGCAGAAGCTCAGGATCTGTTAGGTGATATATCGAAGTCAATATCATATTATAAGAAGGTATTAACATATCCTAGTGATTCAAGTGGAAGTGAAGTGGCCATTAAGATTGCAAAGCTTTATGAAAAAAAATCTAACCATGAAAAAAGTTTTGAATATCTTGAGAAGGCAAACCAGATCGCAATACAAAATGACGAAATTGAAATTGAAATATATACACTGCTTGAAATGATAATAATAAAAATTAATAGTATTACAGATATAGATACAGGGATAGATTATTCTTTAAATTGTATACGAAGATTGCTAGATAAAGAACACTATCCTAAGGGAGAGGTTTATTATTACTATGCACTTTCATTAAAATACAGATTGGAATATAACAATAAATTAACGTTGCTTAATGCACAAAAAGCAATAATTATATGTGAAGAAAATAAGATAAAAGAGGATGTATATGGCTGGGCAGTAAGTATTCTTATTAATATATATATAAAGAAAGGGAATTATAAAGAGGCTAAAAATTTATGTTTATATGCAAACAGTATATTTACTAATAACAATAATATTAATGGTCAATTATATATTAAACTATTAGATGCATCTGTCTGTAAGGAAGAAGGAAGAGATAACAAGGAGATTTTAGAGCAATATTTAGAAATAGCTAGAGAAGGGAATAAACAGAAAGTATACAAGAGGGAAATATTGAGTCTAATTTGTATAGCAGATATTTATAGTCAGGAAAAAAGATATTTAGAAGCAGAGAAATATCTATTAAGAGCACTAGAAAGAGAAAGAGAAGAGGGGATAGACTCTTATTCATTTAATATTTGCAATGAACTTTGTTTGTTATATATAAAATCAGGAAAGATAAGTCTGGTAGTAAAGTATCATAATTTAATAATGCAAATGCAAAAAGGATTAAAGCTATTGGAAGATAGAATTATAAATACAAACTATACATATGCGTTATATAATCTGATGATTTGTAATTATGATTTAGCATATGACCACTTGAAAAAAATATATGCCCTAATATTTAATAGCAATAGTTCTAAGTATAAAATAGTTGTTTGCAATTACTTTGAGCTTATTTTATATAAATGTAAAAATGAGAGTGATATAAGAAATGTATACAATAAGTTAGAGAAAAAAATTAAGCTATTACAGGATGCAGATACATGTCTTGAAATAAGGATAAGTGCTATTAGAAGAATTTTAACACTTGGATATAAGGTGTTGGCTAAAGAATTATTCTTTGATCTCAAGGGATATCCTAAAAATTACAATGTTGAAGGAATTTATGTGTATCTAGAACTTAATTTTAGAAATAGAAATCAATATAATTTTCTGATAAATAAGGCGCTAAGAGTATGCTCCTTTGTGGATAACCAGGAAATTAAAGCTGATATATATTCTGCGATTGGTGAGAAGTATAATGAACTCGAATGTAATGGATTGGCATTGAATTATTATTATGAATCTATAGCTTCATATATAGATACAATAAATTTATTACCGCAAAATGATAAGTTATCATATGCAAATAATAGTAGGTTTTTAGAAACCCGTAAGTTATTTGTAAAATGCTTAAATGAAGATTTGGGTATAAATATGAGTTTTAAATCAACACAATTCATAAAAACAATTGAGGATTTAGAACAAATATTAAAAGAACTAGATTTAATGAATATACTAGATAATGAAGATACATTTAAATTGGTTCAATATTTATATGAAAAATGCTATTACAATGATTTTAGAGATATATATAAAGTATTTGAGCAGTTTTCTAATAATACTATTGATGATATAAAAAATGTAATGAAGTATATGGCGAGATTAATTTTAGCAGATAAGGCTATGATTGTTACAGAGAACGAGCAGGGAGAAAATGATGTTATATGCACATATAGAATTAGCGATAAAAATGAAATAAATAGATACCTCTCACTAAAAGTTGATTCAGATGAAGATACATTCGCAATTTGCAGTAATGACCCTAGATTCTATCAGTTAGATGATAAGGTACTGAAAGATGGAATAAGATCTTGTATGTATATGAAAATAATAAATAGAGAAAAACACATAAATAGTAGTGCGGGAATTAATGCAAGATTAATATTTATTACTAACAATGCATTAAATTATATAAATAATGAATCAAAGAAAACAATAGAGAAATTTAAACCTTTCTTAACCTTTTTATTAGAAAAGTATAATCTTACAATAAGCTCTACACTAGACAAGCTGACAGGTGTTTATAATAGAAAATATTTTGAAGAAGCGTTACTTTTTTTATTAGATTCTGCGAAGGCAAGAGAAAGTGAATTTGCTGTAATGATGTTTGATATCGACGATTTTAAAGGCGTAAATGACAAGTATGGACATCAAACTGGAGATGAAGTCTTAGTTAAGGTTGCAGATGAAGTTAAAAAGTGCATGAGCAAAGGTGATATTATTGGAAGATATGGAGGAGAGGAATTTATAATTCTCTTGCCTAATGTTAATTGTGAAGCAGCTATAAATTTAGGGGAGATAATAAGAAAAAATATAGAGGAAGCAAGGATTCTAGGAGATAAAAGAAAAGTGACTGTAAGCATAGGAATAGCAATGAGTTCTTATGAATCTCTTAACAATGAAGAAATTATAAGGAGAGCTGACCAGGCTCTATATAAGGCTAAACGTGATGGTAAGAATAGATGCATCGTTTGGGAAAATGAGTGTGGAGCAAGTGGAAATACAAATGACGAATTAACTGGAGTATTATCAGGAAATGCGGCTAAAGATTATAATTTTATGTTAATGCTCAAAGAAATAGCTGGTATTGCCAAACGTAGATGTAGTAAGGAAGAAAAGATTTATAATCTTATTTTAAAGATTATGCAGACGATTGAGTGTGATATAGCTACAATTTTTATTGTAAAAGAGAAGAAAATAGTTAATACGTATAGTAAGAGAAGAAATAAGGATAATTGGAATTTAGATGATAGGTTTAATTTTAAATTAGTAAATCAAGTCATTGAAGAAGAAAAAGGTTTATATTTAGTAGATTGGGAGAGCATGGACAGTCACAATAGTTATGGGCTTCCTGACTGGAAATCAGTCTGTATAGCTCCAATAATTTGTAACGGAGAGCTATTGGCAGTTATATACCTTTCAATTTCAGTAAATGAGAAAGAATTTATTTGTAATGACTATAATGTGCTGAATTTTTTAATAGAAATAGGTAGTTCTATTTTTCTTGGTTAA
- a CDS encoding polysaccharide deacetylase family protein, with protein MNLKSLKKYIPFVLIIITIINYQNLLIHKVLADEKKIIYLTFDDGPAGKVTTNVLDILKQESIPATFFLIGSQIKGQEDLIKRMYDEGHALGLHSMSHNRNNLYHSNEEFLQEMLDTQQIINSIVGIKPNILRFPFGCNNNCYKISQSMVDLLHQNNLKIYDWNTDSGDGAHPNASPSTFIKNSKSDKERVVLLMHCAYMSKNSVKALPSIIKYYKDNGYEFKAIDENTPEEYHFMKK; from the coding sequence ATGAATCTAAAATCGCTAAAGAAATACATTCCTTTTGTTTTGATTATAATAACTATAATTAATTATCAAAATCTTCTTATTCATAAGGTCCTTGCTGATGAAAAAAAAATAATATATCTAACTTTCGATGATGGCCCAGCTGGAAAAGTAACTACTAATGTGTTGGATATATTGAAACAAGAATCTATTCCTGCAACCTTTTTCTTAATAGGAAGTCAAATCAAAGGACAAGAGGATTTAATTAAAAGAATGTATGATGAAGGGCATGCGCTCGGTCTTCATAGTATGAGTCATAATCGAAACAACCTTTATCACTCTAATGAAGAATTTCTGCAAGAGATGTTGGATACCCAGCAAATAATTAATTCCATAGTTGGTATTAAGCCAAATATACTAAGATTCCCTTTTGGTTGTAATAATAACTGTTATAAAATTTCGCAGTCTATGGTCGATTTACTTCATCAAAATAACCTAAAAATTTACGATTGGAATACAGATAGTGGTGATGGTGCTCATCCTAATGCTAGTCCAAGTACATTTATTAAAAATTCCAAAAGTGACAAAGAGCGTGTAGTACTATTAATGCATTGTGCATATATGAGTAAAAATTCAGTAAAGGCTTTACCTAGTATAATTAAATATTATAAAGATAATGGCTATGAATTTAAAGCAATCGATGAAAATACTCCTGAAGAATATCATTTCATGAAAAAATAA
- a CDS encoding class I SAM-dependent methyltransferase yields MEDMSYWKEVWERKGNGNTTCLEELDGYEDTTADVKEIAKQIVKELDIKETDRILEVACGAGGLAQYIKCGEYVGVDYSSSLVKRHIELLNNSVLHGEANNLIFKDKTFDKVFCFGAFHYFPNQEYAKQAISELKRVAKEAIFIGDLPMTSHRKEHLLYDKNDFKDWKITDGYYNPCRFNVSLKLV; encoded by the coding sequence ATGGAAGATATGTCTTATTGGAAAGAAGTTTGGGAAAGAAAAGGAAATGGAAATACTACATGTTTAGAGGAATTAGACGGATACGAAGATACTACTGCTGATGTAAAAGAAATAGCTAAACAAATTGTTAAAGAATTAGACATTAAGGAAACAGATAGAATATTAGAAGTTGCCTGCGGAGCAGGTGGACTAGCTCAATATATAAAATGTGGTGAATACGTAGGAGTAGATTATTCCTCTTCTCTTGTAAAAAGGCACATAGAATTACTTAACAATTCAGTTCTTCACGGAGAAGCAAATAATCTAATCTTTAAAGATAAAACTTTTGATAAAGTATTTTGCTTTGGAGCATTTCACTATTTTCCTAATCAAGAGTATGCTAAACAAGCAATTTCAGAATTGAAAAGAGTTGCTAAGGAGGCTATATTTATTGGAGACCTACCTATGACTTCACACAGAAAAGAGCACTTACTTTATGATAAAAATGACTTTAAAGACTGGAAAATAACTGATGGATATTATAATCCATGCAGGTTCAATGTATCTCTAAAATTAGTTTAA